GTTATTCTTAAAAATTTCAACTAAACCAGCGGCAATTTCGATCAATATTGTGCTATGACTTGTAGAAACTTCAATTGTAATTTGTTTGGAGCCGCTATTAATGATCATGTGCATCTCGCTGCTGAAAAATCCGCGAAAATAACCCGATCTTAGGTCTTCTTCCCAATCATAAAGCAAAATATTAATAGACATATAGATCACCCCTTATTTTTTCAAAACGCTTGTGCCTTTGGTTGGATAAGATGTCCTAATTATTCCGTTCTTGTCAACGACCGTAAGCATTTCGCTGATTCCATACTTATTTGGTTTATACAAATACACTACGGCACCATCTCTTTGTTTCTTGAAAACACTACCTTTATCTACACTCTCCATGATCAAATTTTTAATCTGCGCTTCCCCCATATTCTTAGGAAACAGTGACTTTCCCGGTTTCCCAATTACATAATTTTCTACGATGTGCTTCCATCGTTTTATGGCCAGATTCTTATAGTATCCGTCCAAGAATTCGAGGATTTCTGCTTTATTGAGAAAAGTTGCTTCGCTTCTCGGGAAATTTCTAAACGATCCTGAATTGCTGTCGCCGACTTTGTACTTCCTTTAGAAATTGCGGTCGCGTTGTTGTAAGCAGCAGACACAGTCTTTACAATAACTTTGGAAGAGGGGAATAAAGCACCACCACTCGTCTGCAAAGTAACGGCCATTTTTGATTCTCCTTTCACCATGCGGTCTAAAATACCTACTGCCATCTCCCTGGGTGCAGGAGATGAAACGGGAACTTCTTGTCCACCTTCGATCACAGCGAGATGAGCAGACCAGATGGTGAAGCTCACCGAGGCCAATCCCGTCCTTGTAGGGCACGAAGCCGGAAACCATATCGGAGGCTAAGCTCGGTCACGGTAGGGCGTAGGTTTTTTTCCTCCGGGAGGTTGACCTCAAGAACGGCCCCGTCCCCTTCCGGATGCAAAAGTCCTTGGTAAAGAGGCGGGAACCTATCGGTCTCCAAAGCAACCCGGAAGAACCGGATTGCGTGGTCGCTCTCGGAGAGGAGGTTGATATAAAGGAGTCCCATCTCGGCGATCTCGTCCCGAAAAAGGTCCCGGAGAAGCCCTGAACGGGCTTCGGTGGCAGGCAGGTATCCTGCAAGTCGGACGAGCTTCTGATTTGTGGTTTCACTCCATACCAGCACTTGACCGCCAGCTGCCACGATTTCATCTCCATACCAGTTTCGCTCTGGCACAACTTGAATGAGCAAAAGACCAAGAGGTGCTGAACCGCTGAGACGTAGAATCAGCTCGACTACGAGGTTCTTCCAGCTTGGGTGCTGGGAATGTCTTAAGGGAACTCCCAGCACGAGCGATATCCAGTTTGGTGCAATTGGATTATTTAAATAATAAATCAGTTCGATCGGTACTTCCGGCATAGTGATATTCCTTTTTCCGAAAAATCGTCCCCATAAATTGGTTCCAACTTTATCACCTCCGTGAGGATTTGTCCCCGCTTCCGTGCGGGGCGGGGAAACTCCCCTCGCCATTTCGTGTATTGAATGTTTGCGCGAACCGTTTAGTCCCGGGGAGGAGTTTTTTTCTCCTCCGCCTGCGGCGCAGCCGAGGGACGCGTGGGGAACGGGGGAAACCCGGGTTCGCGGAAAAGATCGCGAAGCGACGCCGGGTCCGCGGTGGCCGCACGGTTTTCGCCGGCCACGGCCTCGAGGAGTTCCTTGCGCCAGATGGGCACGTGGCGAGGGGCTCGGATCCCGAGGCGAACGGTGTCCCCCTCGACGCCCAAGACGACGACCTCGACGTCGTCGCCCAGGAGGATCGCCTCACCGGCCTTGCGCGAGAGGACGAGCACGGCCATCCTCCTCTCGGAAAAGCAACGCGCGCAGCGGGTATTCGCCCGATTCCTGAAGTATCTGGGCCGCCTGCCGCCGCCGCACGTCGAAGACGATCGGGGCGAGGAGGTTTACGGTGGAAGTCGCAACGGGGTTGCGCACCGCGACGACGACCAGGACAAGGACGTCTTCCGGACGCGGCGGATCGCCGAAGGCGTACGCCCAGGCTTCGGGAGAGACGTGCAGGTGGTACGGGTTCACGACCAACTCGGGCGCGATGAGGGGAAGGGCAATCCGCTCGTCAGCTTCGGCGACGAGGAGAAAAAAGGGCGCCTCTAGGAATTCGAGGCGCCAGCGGGTCCACGTGGGGAACCCGGGAAGTCCGTGCGGAAATTCGTACGTGCCGAGCCACGCGTGCACGTCCGCCACCCCTATCGTAGGAAATCCGCAAGGCTCGGAAGAAGGATTCGCGCTCCGACTCCGAGCGCCGCTTGGTATACGTTCTGCGCCGTGGTGAGACGCGTCACCGCTTCAGCGAGGTCGGTGTCCGCCGTCTCCGAAAGGAGCCTTTCCCCGGAGACCGCCTGGTCGTCGAGGCGGGCCGCCATGAGTTCAAGGCGATTTTGCAGCGAACCCACGTACGTGTGGCGCCGCAGCCAGTTATTTTCAAAGCCTTCAAAGTCGCCGAGAACGGCGTTTACGTCGCCACCGGTGCGGACGACGTCTTCGGCCCGTTCGAGAAACCGAAACAGATCTTCTCCGCCGGGGAGCGGGCGAAAGAGCTCGACCGCCGTAACCCCGAGCGGTAGGGAAACCCCGGGGCTCAACACGGCGACGAGCGGGCGTTGCGCAGGCGGGGTGTCGAGAAGCCCCGCGGGGCCGTAGGCCGGTTCCGTCGTCGCCTCGCCGGAAAAGACGTAACGTCCCCCGAGGTTCGTGTTCGCCACCGCGGCAAACTGCTCGCGGACCGCTCGAAGTTCCGACGCAACTGCATCCCGCGCCTCCCGGGAAAGCGCCGTGTTCGACCCTTGGACGAGGAGTTCGCGGACGCGCTTGAGAAGGTCTTCTCCTTCCGCGAGGGAGCGTTCCTGGGCGTCGAGGAAGCTCCGGGCGTAGTCGGCGTTGCGTCGAAATTGGGCGATATCCCGTAACAAGCTTTCCGTCCGCAGGGCCCGGAGAGCGATGACGGGGTCGTCCGAGGGCCGCACGACCTTCCGACCCGTGGCGAGTTGTTCCTCCGCCCGGGCGATGCGCCGCAGGGCGGCTTGATAATCGGCGAGAAAGCGTTCGCTGAGCATGGACTGGGTGATCCGCACGGACACCTTCCCCCTTCCCGGCGGCTTGCGCCGCATACGTCAGCGCCCTACGAGCCCGAGGCGGTGGATCACGGTGTCGATGGCCTCGTCCATGGCGGTGAGCGCCCGCGCGGCGGCGGTGTACATGTGCTGGAACGAAAGGAGCCGAGCCATCTCTTCGTCTAGCGAAACCCCCGAGGCGGACTGCCTTCTTTCGTCAATGAAGCGGACGATGCTCGCCTTGGTCTCCGCGAGGAGCTGCGACCTCTGGACGTCCGTGGCCAGTTCGCCGAAAATCGCCGCGTAGGCGTCCTTTACGCGCATCTCCGCCACGGTGCCGTCCGGTGCTTCGAACGGAATCGGGCGCTCCGCAAGTTCGGCGATCGCCCGCGCGTTGCGCCCATCTCCTGCGCCTCCCGCCTCCCGCGCTGCGGCTATTCGTTCGGGGTGGTCGGCGATGCGCGGATTCACGAAGACGGCGTGCAGGTCGCCAGAACTTCCGGGCGGCGCGAAGACGAAAAAGTCTTCCCCCGGATTCCCTTCCAGGTCGAACCCGGAACGGTGGGCGGCGTTAACCGCTTCGGCCAACCCTCGGAGGAGCGATTCGTAGCGCGCCGCGTACGCCGGAAGCACGTCCTCCAAAAGGTGTAGGGCTTCGGCGATTTCCCCGCGCGCGAGAACACCCGGCGCGAAGGAGCTTCCCACCCGCAGGGGGAGGGAATTGCCCGCCGCGTCCGCAAAGGGAACGCCTCGGGCATCCGTCACGTACACCTTGTCCCCGTCCACGGTGAGTATCCCGGAATTCCCTCCTTCGACGAGGGGAATCCCGCCGGCAAAGCGCACGCGCACCGTGCCGTCGTCGGCCCATTCGACCTCGACGTCCACGAGCTGGGCAAGGCGGTCGAGCAGGCGGTCGCGCTCGTCATAGAGGTCGTTGGGTGTGTAGCCGTGCGGCGTAATCCGCGCGATCTCTCGGTTGAGGTCGGCGATTTCCCGAACGAGAGCGTTCACCTCCTCGACGCGAAACCGGAGGAGATCCCGGGCGTCCTGGCTTAGAGCGGTAAAGGAGTCCCCGACGTGGTGGAAGAGGTCCACGAGCTGCTCCGCGTACCCCAGGACCTCCTGACGTACGCTCAAGTTCTCCGCGTCGAGGGAGAGGTCCTGCCAGGCGTGAAAGAAGCGGTCGAGGACGAGGGAGAGCCCCGAACCCTCCGTGTCGGCGAGGGCCGTTTCCAGCTTCTCGAGAAAGGTCCGGCGCACGTCGTACGCCGAACGGTAGCCGACTTCCGTCCGGTACTGTCGGTCGAGTAGGAGGTCGCGCACCCGGGAAATCGATCGCACCTCGACCCCTTGTCCCACCTGGGCGGGGTTGGCGCCGATGCCCAAGCCCGGGTAGGCCCAAGGCGCCGCGGCGCGCAGGTCTACCCGCTGGCGCGAATACCCCGGCACTTCCGCGTTCGCCACGTTATGCGACACGACCCCCATGCTCAGGCGCGCCGCCGTAAGCCCGCGCAGAGCGATCTCCATACCGGAAAACGTCGAGGTCATCGCGTCTTTCCCCCTACCCGGAAAATCCTCGCCCAACTCGCCTTGCGCCGGCAAAAGGGGGGATTAGCTACGCTCGCCCGTCGAAGACGCGCGGAGGTAGCTTTCCCACCGCCGACGGCGGCGGGGCACCAAAGGCCTGGGAGGCAAGAAGGGCACGGGCGAGTTCCGCCTCGCGGATTCCGGCTTCCGCCACGCCTTGAAGACGGGCGCGCGCCCGCGCGAACTCGCGTACCGCTTCTTCTGCCGCCCGCATGCGAGCTTCGAGGATCTCGGCGAGTCGGCGTTCCTCCCCGCGAGCGGAGAGGAGCTTTACGTACGTCGAAGGAGGTGCGAGATCTTCGAGGGCAAACGCTCTCCGGCTCGCGAGCCGAAGCGCCTCCCCTTCGCGGGCGTGCGCGAGCAGGCGGCCTTCGAGATCGGAAAGGGTCTTCAGGGCGCTCTCCGCGTCCGCCGCCGCATACGAACTCAACGCGTCGGCGAGGCGGACCGCCGCCAGAGAAGCCTCGCGGAAACACGCGGCAAGTTCTTGAAACCACACGATCCACGCTTCCGCGATCCTCCTCCGGGAAACTGCTTCACACCCGGCGCCCGTCGCCTCCACGGCTATCACCGTCCCCTTCGCGGACGTCCCGCAACCTCGCCCGGGAGGCGTCGAGGTAGGCGAGGATCGCGTCGGCGACGCGGTGGGCGGACACGCGGTACGTCCCCTCCCGCAGCGCCCTGCGCAAAGTCTCTACGCGGGTTTCCCCTCGCGTCCCGGAAACGGTTCCTTCTGCCCGGCGGAAGAGGGCTTCCGCCGCCTCGGAAAGCTCGAACCGATCGAAGGAAGACGCCGAAGGACCTCCCGAAAGACGTCCTCTCTCCGAGCGCTCCGACGGAATCCGACCGTCGCCCGTCCCCGCGGGGCGAATCTCGGACAAACGCGGCTCGTAGGGAGGATCGGGTCGTTCGATGCGCATCGTCCCGTCACCCCTCCCTTCTTACTCCAGACGACGGACGAAGTACCCGCGGCCCCCGTCCTCCGGTGGCTGATGCTTTTTCTGCCGCTCTACTTCCCCGTGGGCCTCATCGCCCTTCGGGGAATACGGCGTAGGACGCCCGTTCTCTACGTCAAGGGGGACGGGAAAGACCTCTTCCTTGAGTTCCGGAAACTCGAGAAGGCGCAGACGGCCCTCGAGGATGAACTCGCGGATCTGCCGGACGCTCACCCCGGTCGCTTCGCTGATCTCTCGAAGCGAAGCCTTTCGCCCGCGTTGCTTCCGGAGGTAGTCGTACACCCGGCGAAACTCGGCCTCTACCTCCCGCAAGCAGTCCGGACAAAGTCGAACTCGACTTCCCGGAGGACGTACAAAGAGCTTCCCGCAGCGGGCGCACTGGACGAGTTCACCCTCCATGGTCGTCCCCCTTCTCGTGTATCGCCCAATGGCGGAAAATCTTTAGCGGGAAAAGCGAGTCCGAGGAACAACGCACTCCCCTTCCCTGCGCGGGATCGCGCGAGAAAGCGTGAGGCCAAAGATCGCTTCCGCCCCTGCTTCGGCGAGGACACGTGCGGCCCGGTGAAGCGTTTCTCCCGTCGTGTACACGTCGTCGACGAGGAGGAGGCGAAGTCCCCGTACGAGCTCGGGAGGGCCTGTGTAGAGCAGAGCGCGCTCGGCCCGACGGCGCTCTGCGCGGCTGCGGGCGCTTTGGCGCCCTCCCGGATCTTCCAGGGAGAGGACGTCGCGTACGGGTACGCCGAGGTATTCGCCGAGGCCGAGGGCGAGGTGAAGGGCGGGGGAAAACCCGCGCACGATCTCCCCCTCCGGCGAAGAAGGAACGGGAACGAGTGCCTGCACGCCTTCGCGCGCCAACCCTTCGTCTCGGTACGTACGGAGGAGAAAGGCAACAAAGGGCCGAAGGAGGGCGGGATTCCTCCCTCCCTTCCACGCGTGGACGAGCTCCCGGACGATGCCGACGTAGAGGAGGGCGCTTCGCTGGTAGCGAAGGGGCTCTTCGGGGCGAAGCCAAAACCGCGCGCAATCTGCGCAGTACTCCCCTCGCCCGTCCTTGAGGGGGACCCCGCAGTGCGCGCAACGCCTTCCGGAAGGGACTTCGAAGCGTTCCAGGCACGTGCGGCAAAAGACGGCTTCGAGTTCGCGCATGGGTTGGGGGAGCCGAAAGTTCCGCGTGCGGGGTAGAGGTCGCCCGCAGGAAAGGCAGCGCGGGGGAGTCGAGGACGGCTCCGAGGGAGACACAGGTAGGTCTTGTCCCGTGCAGTTGGGACCGCCTTCGGCAAAAAGGGCAAAAAGCGAAGCGTGCGCCGCCGAGAGGCCGCCGGAATGCCCCGAATCCCCCTTCGCACCGAAACCCGAAATCGGCGCGCCTTTTTCCGGGGGGAATTCGCCTTCGGGCCTTGGGCTGACGTCTTCGCCCGCGGCGAGGGCATTGAGCTCCCGAACGGTGCGAACGGCGCGCTCTACCTCGGGGGACGAGCGTTCCACGAAGAAGACCACTTCCGCTTCCTCGTCTTCCGCCTTGCGGCCGGCGCGGCCCGCCATTTGCACGAGGGTGGCGGCGTCGAAGTGTTCCGCGCACGCCCCTACGACGCCCACGTCGGCAAAAGGTACGGTGATCCCGCGCTCGAGGATCGTGGTCGTCGCGAGGACGGAGATCCGTCCTTCGCGGAAGGCCGCGATGTGCGCGTCGCGCTCAGAAGCCCGGGCCGAAACGCCCGCCGCCGCAAAACCTGCGCGGCGGAGGAGATCCGCCAACGCTTCCGATGCATCCACGTAGGGAACGAAGAGGTAGACGCGGCGGCCGCGAAGAAGGCGCCCCTTGAGCCACGAGGTGAGTTCCTCGGGCAGGCGCCCGTGCGCGAGCGCGGCAGCGAGATGCGGGACGCGCACCGTCCGCGGGACGGGGAGAGGACGGCCGTGAAACCTACGCGGCAAGAGGAACACGGCATCCCGAAGGAGAAGCCTGCGCAAAAGGGAAGCGGGAGGGGTCGCCGTGAGGTAGACGAGGGGGGAATCGCCTGCGACACGCCACACGCTTCGCCAGAGGAAGGGCTCCGCGTTTAGGGGAAAGGCGTCCGCTTCGTCTACGACCACGAGGGAAAACGCCGCGGACATCCGCAGCGTCTGGTGCGCGGTGGCGAGGACGAGAGGAGGTAACGCGAGGGGGCCGGAGCGACCACCCCGATAAGCGGCGAGGGGGACGCCGGGAAAGGCGTTGGCGAAGCGAGGGGCGAGCTCGTCCACGACGTCACGCCGCGGCGTCGTCCAGAGGACGCGACCTCCCGCGCGTAGGACGTCGCCCAGCAGGGGAAAGAGGACTTCGGTCTTCCCCGCTCCCGTCACCGCCCAGAGAAGAAACTCCGGCGCTGTGCCTCTCGCTTCCGAGCGCGGGCCGGAGACGCGCTCCCGCAAGGCTTCCGCGATACGGCGCTGAGCCGGAGTGAGGGCGTCTTCCGAAAACGAAACCCGGGGGAGTACGGGGCGAAAAAGGGAGGGTTCCTCCCCGCGGGAACGCATTGGCAGCGGGGAGGACGGAAGCGAAACCGCCCGCGCCTCGGAAGGTGGACGGGTCGAAAGACTCGCCGCATCCGAAGGAGATAAAGACGGCGAGACCCGAGGAGAAAGGAGCGACCAAGCTCCCTCTACGAGGACCTTACCGGGGCGACTGTCTCCCAAGGCTCGGCAGGCAGGACACACGGGCTCTTCCCAACCGAAGGGCGTGGGAAACCGATCCGAATCCGGAAGGAAGCGCGTGCCGCATCGGTTGCAGAGGAAGGACGTTCCCGTAGGAGTAGGTTCCACGGAAGGGACGAGGAACACGCGGCGTTCCGCCCGCCAGCGTTCGAGAAGGGGGCCGGGCCGTGCAAGGGCCCTTCGGAGCGCCGAGCGGCTTTCTCCTTGGGAAGCCGGCGGGAAAGCGAGCCCATACGCGGAGAACTCCTCCCACGTCACTCGGCGTCCTGCGAGGTGGGGCAAAAGGAGTTCCGGGGCGCCGAACGGAGCGAGACCTCCGCCGCGCGGGGGTTCCCCTACATCCGGCCTCCCACACACATCTCCGCGGAAGGGAACCGCGGAGATACCCTTTCCCCCGCTCGCGGCGAGAAGACCGTGTTGCCGAAGGAGGGAGAACAAGGTTTGCGCCGCCTCGGTCCGCAGGTGTGTGAGAGCGCCTTCGAAAAGGGAGGAGACATCTCCGAGGGCCTCTGCACGATCCCTCAGGCGTTCCGCGAGCCACGTGGCGTAACCGAACGGGAGGGGGCCGGCGAGCAGCCACTGGGAAACAGAGGGAAAGGAGCGCCCGAGGAGCGCACAGACACCCGCGGGGGAAAAGACGACGCCTATCCCCATAAGCGTGCGGGAAGAAAGCGGGGACCGAAACGCCTTTCCAAAAGGCTCGAAGGCGAGCGTTTCCTGCGGCGAAACGGGGCCTGTCCCCTTACGCCGTACGGCAATCCACGACACGTACGCCCCGATGTGACCTTCGGGCACTTCGCTCTCCCCCATGCCGGCCGCCGCCTGCGTTCCTCAGGAAGACCCTCCCTGCGCCTCTTCGTAAGGTTCTACCTTCTTTTCCTCGGCGAGGCGCCGAACCTGCTCCAAAAAGCGGAGGAAGTTGCGCGTTCCCTCCCCCGCTTCGAAGAGGGCGCGGCTGTGGGCGGCCGCCCTCTCTGCCTCCAAGCGGACAATTCTTTCCTCCATGAAATTGAGGCGCCGTTCCAGCTGACGCACGTACGTACGGCCGAGTTCGAGAGCGCGGTAGGTAAGGTACCAGAGATCGCTCACGTCTTCCGAACTCCGATCGGCCGAGGGAAGTTCGCGCGCGCCCGTCCAATTCCCGCGCTGCGCGGGACCTTCCGCGGGCACAGGTGCGTCCGACGCGTCGCGCGCCGAAGAAGGGGCGCCTACGCCGGGACTCGTCTTGTGCTCGGACTCGCCATCGGCCCAACTGCGGGCGAGCTCCAGGCGGCGCGAACGCCGCGCCATCTTGGCCAGGCGGATGTCTTCTGCATAGCGTCGCCGGAGGACGGCGTTCCAGCGAAACCCGCAAGCCGCCGGCGTGCGCCCGAGGCGCTGGGCGGCCTCTCGGAACGCCTCGAGCTGCGTTCCCCCTTCGCGGATGGACTTGAGGACGAGTTCGGCGAGGAGGACGTCTTCGCCTTCGCTCCACGCATCTTGCCTTTGGGCCACGGACGGCACCTCCGCTTCCAAGCCTTTCTCTCTCTATTTTCGCCGGGAAGCGGCGCGCGTATACTTCACGAACGCGACGTAGGCAACGAAGGTCACGAGGGCGAAGGCGACGAAGGGGAGCGTGTAGCGGTGGACTTCGCGTTCGAGGAGAACGCGGTCTTGCACGAAGGCCATCCCGAGCTGAAGGAAAAACCACGTCCACGGGACCGCGGCGAGGCCGGTGTACAGGACGAATTTCCCGAGGGGCATGCGAACCATTCCTGCGGGGATGGAAATCGCGTGTCGGAGGACGGGGACGAAACGCCCGGAAAACACCGCACCGGGGCCGAAGTGCGCAAACCAACGCTCCGCCCGCTCGATGTGGTGAGGAAAGAGAAAGACGTAGCGTCCGTAGCGTTCGACAAAAGGACGGCCCCCGTACCTACCCGCAAGGTAGAGAAGAAGCTGGGAGGTGATCCCGCCGAGAATTCCCGCGCACATGGCCTCGGGGAAGGAGACCTTCCCCTGGGCCACGAGGACTCCGAAGACCGCTAGGGCGATCTCGCTCGGGATCACCTCGATCGTGAGAGCGACGAGAAGCCCCCACGGGCCGAAAGCCGCGAGAAAATCGAGAACTGCTTGCATCCAGCTGCTCAAAACGCCCCGACCTCCTGTTGCCTCGCGCAGAACTTCCTTCGCAAATCCTACGCTTGGTCCGCAGACCGCGGCGAAGGAGAGAGGTCGCCCTCCGCCCCTTCTTCCTGCTTCCCCCGTTCCTCCGCCGCGTCCTCCGGTTCGAAGACGGGCTCGACTTCCACGCGGACGATGCGCTCCCCTTCAATTTCGGACACGCGAAAGAGAAACCCTCCGTGGACTACCGTCTGCCCGACGTTAGGCACAGCCTCGAGGTGGGCGTATACAAATCCCCCGATCGTGTCGTAATCCTCGTTGGGCAAGGAGGCGCCGAAGCGCTCGTTGAATTCGTCCACGAGGAGGCGCGCGTCGAGGGAGTAGCGTCCCTCCCCGAGCGGTTCGATTTCCGGTCGCTCCTGATCGAACTCGTCTTGAATTTCTCCCACAATTTCTTCCAGGATATCTTCCAGCGTCACGAGACCGCTCGTTCCCCCGAACTCATCCAGGAGGATGGCGATTCCGACGTGTTCCTCCTGCATGCGCTTGAGGAGCCGGTGCAAGGGGATGGTCTCGGGAACCTTGAGCACGGGACGCGCCAAGCGCAAGAGGTCGCGCTCCTCCGGATGGCGCCAGAAGTCCTTGATGTGGACGAAACCTACGATGTGGTCCTTATCCGGGGCGCACAAGGGGTAACGGGTGTGCATCGTCCCGCGGATGATCTCTACGTTTTCTTCGTACGGGAGTGAGGTGTAGAGGCAGACCATGTCCGTGCGGGGGATCATCACCTCCCGCGCCGTGCGCTCCGTAAAGGTGAACACCTTGTCCACGAGGGCGACCTCTTCCGCTTCGAGGATCCCCTGCTCTTCGCTCTGCTTCATGAGCGAGAGGAGTTCTTCTTCGGAGTGGGCGATCTCCTGCGATTGGTCGGGGGAAATCCGGAAAAGGAGAAGGACGCCGTCCGTCGCCCGGTCGAGGAGGTAGATGAAGGGGCGCATTATCCAGGTAAATGCGTAAAACGGAAAGGCGACCCATAGGGCGATCGACTCCGCGTGGCGGATCCCGATCACCTTGGGCGCCTGTTCCCCCAGCACGATGTGGAAAGACGTGATGAGGACGAAGGCCGCCCCCACCGCGAGGGTCCCCTGCCACGCCTCGGGCACACGCGCCCAAGCAAAAAGCGGGGCCAAAAGGTCGCGGGCAAAAGGTTCGCCGAGCCAACCAAGCCCCAGAGAGGCGATCGTGATTCCAAGCTGCGCGGCCGAGAGCGCGCGGTTCACATCGGAAATGATGTGCGCGAGGACCTTCGCCCGAGGATCTCCCCGCTCGACGAGCTCGGATACGCGGTAGGGACGAACTTTGACAAAAGAGAACTCCGCGCTCACAAAGAAGGCGTTGAGGAAAAGAAAGAGGAGGATCCACCCAAGGGACCCACCGACGGCTGACAGACTCCTGACCGGATCGTCCAACTTTGTCTCGCCGGTCGCCCGGCGATCCGCCACCTCCCGCAAAACCGCGAAAATCACGGACCCCTGTAGTTCAATCATAGCCCGGAAGACAAAAGGGCGTCAAGGAAACATCTGGAATGGGGAACTCGAATTTGTGCAAAAAAAACGCTCCGGGGCGTTCCGGAGCGCTCGCATCCTTTGCGGGCACGCAACGCGGCGCAGGTCGCTTCGTCGGCTCCGCATCCTTCCTGAGAAAGGTCGGGGCGCCGCGGCGCGTTACGCGCCGTACCCCTTCGCTTCCTCCACGTCGATCTTGCGTTCGCTGAACTTCTTGTACGCCCAGGACTGGTACCCGATCACGACCGGTACGAGGACGATGGCTGCGCCGAGCATGATGGTCTGCGTGAGCGGGCTCGCCGCCGCCTGGTAGGCCGTGATGCTCGCCTCGGGCGCCGTACGGGAGTAGAGCATGTTCGGGAAGAGCCCCACAAACCCCGTCACGAGGAGGAGGGCGATCGTTCCCGAGGTGGCGAGCCAAGCCCCG
The Brockia lithotrophica DNA segment above includes these coding regions:
- a CDS encoding DedA family protein → MSSWMQAVLDFLAAFGPWGLLVALTIEVIPSEIALAVFGVLVAQGKVSFPEAMCAGILGGITSQLLLYLAGRYGGRPFVERYGRYVFLFPHHIERAERWFAHFGPGAVFSGRFVPVLRHAISIPAGMVRMPLGKFVLYTGLAAVPWTWFFLQLGMAFVQDRVLLEREVHRYTLPFVAFALVTFVAYVAFVKYTRAASRRK
- a CDS encoding Magnesium and cobalt efflux protein CorC, which codes for MIFAVLREVADRRATGETKLDDPVRSLSAVGGSLGWILLFLFLNAFFVSAEFSFVKVRPYRVSELVERGDPRAKVLAHIISDVNRALSAAQLGITIASLGLGWLGEPFARDLLAPLFAWARVPEAWQGTLAVGAAFVLITSFHIVLGEQAPKVIGIRHAESIALWVAFPFYAFTWIMRPFIYLLDRATDGVLLLFRISPDQSQEIAHSEEELLSLMKQSEEQGILEAEEVALVDKVFTFTERTAREVMIPRTDMVCLYTSLPYEENVEIIRGTMHTRYPLCAPDKDHIVGFVHIKDFWRHPEERDLLRLARPVLKVPETIPLHRLLKRMQEEHVGIAILLDEFGGTSGLVTLEDILEEIVGEIQDEFDQERPEIEPLGEGRYSLDARLLVDEFNERFGASLPNEDYDTIGGFVYAHLEAVPNVGQTVVHGGFLFRVSEIEGERIVRVEVEPVFEPEDAAEERGKQEEGAEGDLSPSPRSADQA
- a CDS encoding Flagellar hook-associated protein FlgK; this encodes MGEDFPGRGKDAMTSTFSGMEIALRGLTAARLSMGVVSHNVANAEVPGYSRQRVDLRAAAPWAYPGLGIGANPAQVGQGVEVRSISRVRDLLLDRQYRTEVGYRSAYDVRRTFLEKLETALADTEGSGLSLVLDRFFHAWQDLSLDAENLSVRQEVLGYAEQLVDLFHHVGDSFTALSQDARDLLRFRVEEVNALVREIADLNREIARITPHGYTPNDLYDERDRLLDRLAQLVDVEVEWADDGTVRVRFAGGIPLVEGGNSGILTVDGDKVYVTDARGVPFADAAGNSLPLRVGSSFAPGVLARGEIAEALHLLEDVLPAYAARYESLLRGLAEAVNAAHRSGFDLEGNPGEDFFVFAPPGSSGDLHAVFVNPRIADHPERIAAAREAGGAGDGRNARAIAELAERPIPFEAPDGTVAEMRVKDAYAAIFGELATDVQRSQLLAETKASIVRFIDERRQSASGVSLDEEMARLLSFQHMYTAAARALTAMDEAIDTVIHRLGLVGR
- a CDS encoding flagellar protein, coding for MEGELVQCARCGKLFVRPPGSRVRLCPDCLREVEAEFRRVYDYLRKQRGRKASLREISEATGVSVRQIREFILEGRLRLLEFPELKEEVFPVPLDVENGRPTPYSPKGDEAHGEVERQKKHQPPEDGGRGYFVRRLE
- a CDS encoding Prespore specific transcriptional activator RsfA, which codes for MAQRQDAWSEGEDVLLAELVLKSIREGGTQLEAFREAAQRLGRTPAACGFRWNAVLRRRYAEDIRLAKMARRSRRLELARSWADGESEHKTSPGVGAPSSARDASDAPVPAEGPAQRGNWTGARELPSADRSSEDVSDLWYLTYRALELGRTYVRQLERRLNFMEERIVRLEAERAAAHSRALFEAGEGTRNFLRFLEQVRRLAEEKKVEPYEEAQGGSS
- a CDS encoding Carbon storage regulator; the encoded protein is MLVLSRKAGEAILLGDDVEVVVLGVEGDTVRLGIRAPRHVPIWRKELLEAVAGENRAATADPASLRDLFREPGFPPFPTRPSAAPQAEEKKTPPRD
- a CDS encoding Flagellar hook-associated protein FlgL, producing the protein MSVRITQSMLSERFLADYQAALRRIARAEEQLATGRKVVRPSDDPVIALRALRTESLLRDIAQFRRNADYARSFLDAQERSLAEGEDLLKRVRELLVQGSNTALSREARDAVASELRAVREQFAAVANTNLGGRYVFSGEATTEPAYGPAGLLDTPPAQRPLVAVLSPGVSLPLGVTAVELFRPLPGGEDLFRFLERAEDVVRTGGDVNAVLGDFEGFENNWLRRHTYVGSLQNRLELMAARLDDQAVSGERLLSETADTDLAEAVTRLTTAQNVYQAALGVGARILLPSLADFLR
- a CDS encoding ComF operon protein A, DNA transporter ATPase, whose amino-acid sequence is MGESEVPEGHIGAYVSWIAVRRKGTGPVSPQETLAFEPFGKAFRSPLSSRTLMGIGVVFSPAGVCALLGRSFPSVSQWLLAGPLPFGYATWLAERLRDRAEALGDVSSLFEGALTHLRTEAAQTLFSLLRQHGLLAASGGKGISAVPFRGDVCGRPDVGEPPRGGGLAPFGAPELLLPHLAGRRVTWEEFSAYGLAFPPASQGESRSALRRALARPGPLLERWRAERRVFLVPSVEPTPTGTSFLCNRCGTRFLPDSDRFPTPFGWEEPVCPACRALGDSRPGKVLVEGAWSLLSPRVSPSLSPSDAASLSTRPPSEARAVSLPSSPLPMRSRGEEPSLFRPVLPRVSFSEDALTPAQRRIAEALRERVSGPRSEARGTAPEFLLWAVTGAGKTEVLFPLLGDVLRAGGRVLWTTPRRDVVDELAPRFANAFPGVPLAAYRGGRSGPLALPPLVLATAHQTLRMSAAFSLVVVDEADAFPLNAEPFLWRSVWRVAGDSPLVYLTATPPASLLRRLLLRDAVFLLPRRFHGRPLPVPRTVRVPHLAAALAHGRLPEELTSWLKGRLLRGRRVYLFVPYVDASEALADLLRRAGFAAAGVSARASERDAHIAAFREGRISVLATTTILERGITVPFADVGVVGACAEHFDAATLVQMAGRAGRKAEDEEAEVVFFVERSSPEVERAVRTVRELNALAAGEDVSPRPEGEFPPEKGAPISGFGAKGDSGHSGGLSAAHASLFALFAEGGPNCTGQDLPVSPSEPSSTPPRCLSCGRPLPRTRNFRLPQPMRELEAVFCRTCLERFEVPSGRRCAHCGVPLKDGRGEYCADCARFWLRPEEPLRYQRSALLYVGIVRELVHAWKGGRNPALLRPFVAFLLRTYRDEGLAREGVQALVPVPSSPEGEIVRGFSPALHLALGLGEYLGVPVRDVLSLEDPGGRQSARSRAERRRAERALLYTGPPELVRGLRLLLVDDVYTTGETLHRAARVLAEAGAEAIFGLTLSRAIPRREGECVVPRTRFSR